The genome window TGGCCGCAAGCGCGAAAGCTGATAATGAACTGGCGGGCGCGGTCCGCTCGGCGCTCGAATCCCTGGGCGGAATCGGCCGGTTTATCAAGGGCGGCGAGCGGGTGATGCTGCTGCCGAATCCCCAGGGTTTCCGCACCGGGGCCAGCACCCGTCCCGACCTGGTGGCCGAGGTGGTCTCTGTCTGCCTGAAAGCCGGAGCGTCCGAGGTCCGGGTCTGCTCGATCCACTACGGGTCCCGCTGGTCCGGCACGGGGATCGACAAGGCGGCCCTGCGCGCCGGAGCGGCTGTCTGGACGCCATCGGGGAGCGGCGCCTGGCGCGAGGCGGCAGTTGCGAGGGCCGCCCGGCAGAAAACGCTGCGGGTGATCTCTCCTGCGCTGGATTCCGACGTATTTATCAACCTGCCGATAGCCAAGCACCACGGCAGCACCCGGTTCACCGGTGCGTTGAAGAACCTGATGGGAATCAATGCCGGCAACGCCGGCTGGCACCAGGGAACTTCCTACCTCGTGGACAGCATAGTCGACCTGGCCGCCACTGTCAAAGCGCAGCTGCATATCGTGGACGTCACCGAGGTCCTGGCCGAGAACGGCCCGTTCGGCCCGGGACGCAATGTCGCTCCCGGACGGATCGTGGCGGGAGTGGACCCGGTGGCTGTCGATACGGTCTGTTTGCGGCTGATGGGGATGAACCCCGGCGAAGTCTCGACAGTCGTCAGGGCGCAGGAGCGCGGGCTGGGCACGATGAGACTGACCGAGGTCAGTTCCACCGCCGAACTCACCACCTGGCGCGGCACATGAGGATTCTGCGATGAACAAGCCGGCTGATCCGGGCTGGCCGGGATTTGTCAAATCCTGCCTGCCCGCTGTCGCTAGGCCGCTGAAATTCGAGCCGCTGCACGGCGACGGGAGCGCGCGCAGTTTCTACCGCGTCTCCGGAGCGCCAGCGGCGTGCGTGCTGATTGTCCACCCGAACCCGCCCCGGCACGAAAGCCGCGATGTGGACGAAAACGAAACCTGGGTCTACGTGGCCGGGCTGCTGAACAGGGCCGGGGCCGGAGCGCCGGAGGTGTACGGATACCGCCGCGACGCCGGGCTGATACTCTGCGAGGACACCGGCGACCGGCATCTCCAATCCGAGGTGCTCGCGCGCGGCCTGAAATCTCCGTGGACCAGGGATACATACGGCCGTCTGCTGGAGACCCTGGCCGCGTTACAGGCCGAGTGCGGGCGAACTTTCGAGCCGGAGCGGACATTCAACCCGGCCTACGATGCGGATTTCATGTACGAAGACGAGGCGTTGTATTTCGCCGGCTTTTTCCTGGAGAAACTGTGCGGTATCGATCCCGCTCCGCTGCATCCGGAACTCCGTCTGCTTTCGGAAACCGCCGCCGAGTCGGTGGGGGAGCGGGTGATGATCCACCGGGATTTCCAGAGCCGCAATATCATGGTCCAGCAGCCTGATGACAGGCTGCGCCTGCTGGATTTCCAGGGTGCGCGGAT of Candidatus Glassbacteria bacterium contains these proteins:
- a CDS encoding DUF362 domain-containing protein; amino-acid sequence: MDGREIGRRRFVASAAAAAFAAAGRLGAQTAGGGILAASAKADNELAGAVRSALESLGGIGRFIKGGERVMLLPNPQGFRTGASTRPDLVAEVVSVCLKAGASEVRVCSIHYGSRWSGTGIDKAALRAGAAVWTPSGSGAWREAAVARAARQKTLRVISPALDSDVFINLPIAKHHGSTRFTGALKNLMGINAGNAGWHQGTSYLVDSIVDLAATVKAQLHIVDVTEVLAENGPFGPGRNVAPGRIVAGVDPVAVDTVCLRLMGMNPGEVSTVVRAQERGLGTMRLTEVSSTAELTTWRGT
- a CDS encoding phosphotransferase, which gives rise to MNKPADPGWPGFVKSCLPAVARPLKFEPLHGDGSARSFYRVSGAPAACVLIVHPNPPRHESRDVDENETWVYVAGLLNRAGAGAPEVYGYRRDAGLILCEDTGDRHLQSEVLARGLKSPWTRDTYGRLLETLAALQAECGRTFEPERTFNPAYDADFMYEDEALYFAGFFLEKLCGIDPAPLHPELRLLSETAAESVGERVMIHRDFQSRNIMVQQPDDRLRLLDFQGARMGPSAYDVASLLYDPYLTLPQALRDNLAGAYPELLARLAPRAASAFERSFPLIAVHRMMQVLGAYGKLSLADGKRKFLAYVPRALKSLRRLLGRGEFERFPLLRSAAERAGPPA